Genomic window (Rossellomorea aquimaris):
AAAAAGGATTTATTCAGAAGCTTCGCGGGAAAGGGTCCCTCGTACTCGATGTGTCGCGGATGAGCTTTCCGATTTCAGGGCTTGTGAGCTTTAAAGAGCTGCAGACTTCGATGGGCCGGGATCAGATTGAGACCTCCGTGCATGAATTTGGCCTTATGCGTGCCGATGAACAGGTTGCTTCACAGCTCATGACTTCTGCAAACGCGGAAGTCTGGAAAGTCGTTCGCTCCCGTCAAATCAGCGGGGAGCGAATTATTTTGGACAAATCCTATTTTCTGAAAGAACAAGTTCCTTTGTTGACGAAAGAAATATGCGAGAACTCCATTTATGAATATCTGGAGGGTAGACTGGAACTTCCGATCGATTTTGCCAAAAAAGAGATTGTCGTGGAAGCGTGTACGGATGAGGACCGGGAATATCTTGATTTAGGTAGCTATGATCATGTGGTTGTTGTGAAGAATTTTGTCCATTTGAAGGATGCAACACTGTTTGAGTATACGGAATCGAGGCACCGGTTGGATATGTTCCGGTTTGTTGATTTTGCAAGGAGAAAGCATTAGGATGGGTCCACTCCCTGGTTTGGGAGTGGATTTTTTGTTGTCATCTAAGGTGCTGTACGAAGGAATTCATCGATAAATTCCATCAGTAAGGAGTAAATAATAAGGCTTAAAGGCAACAGATTTACTATCTAAGCAAACATTCTTTTAGATACATTTTCTTTGCTGAACATTGAAACGAAACTTAAAGGGATGCCAATCAGGGATAGGAAAAATGCCAAGGATCCAAACACGTTTGGTATAGGTGGAAATAATGATATAGGAATAACAATCAATGTAGCTATGGCTATATAAAATGAGATTGTAGTGAATACCTTTAGCTTTTCCCTTTCCAAACAATACACCCCTCATGCTAGTCTCTGCTAAACTAATCATCTCATATTGATTAGTGTCAAACAATCTGCAAAACTATTTCTTGCTCTTCCTTCGCTTCATTGTAAATCAATCATATTAGGAACAAGCTTTACAAAAGAACAAAAAGATCAGTCTGTCGGTAAATGATCCGGACTGATCTTTCCTGTTTTATTCGTTGGCTATGCTATTTGGTACCGCTTCTTCTTTCACTTCCATGTCATGATTCTCTGCTGAATCATCTTCCTTATTTTCTTCTGGCTCTTCTTTACTACCTGATTCTTCTTCTACTTCTGGTTTGTCTGCCGTCTTCTCCTCCTGCTCCGGATTCTCAACAACAGGCGGATCCACTTCTTCTTCTTCATCTTCAACCTTTACAGGAGTTTCTTCCTGCCTTTCAGCCGCTTCCTCCTCAGGTTCAGCCTTATCCTGTCCATCTACATTTGTTTCATCTTCCACCTTTGGCTTTTCTTCCACCTTACTTTCAACCGGTTCCTGCACAATCGTTTCTTTCAATTCGTTTGAGTCCACCTCTACGATATATGGTTCATCAACATAGTTGATAAATCCCCGGATGTGATAAGTTAAGGAGGTTGCCTCACACCCGCCCGTTATGTCCGTGATGGCATCCGGGGCAGTGGTTAAGGATTGTCCCGGTTTCAGTTTCTGACTTGTGAGCAGTTCCTCTCCGCTGTCTAATTGGAATAATACGGTCACCTTTGTACTCATATCTGAAATGTTTTTTATAGTTAAAGTGTTTTCAATGGAGCAATTGCTTCCATATTGTACTTCTGAGGATTGAATCTGCAGCAAGTCCTCTGTTGTGGCATTATGAATGGTTCCCGCTGCGCTTGTTCCAGAGGTAAACCATGCATATGTTCCTGGTATAGAAGTTAAGGCAGTTGAAATTAAATAAATGGAGAAAAGAATAAGGAAGGCGCAAATCGCTATAAGGGATCCATTCCCTTTAAATCCATTATGTAGCGTTTTCATTAGATTCTCCTTTCAATAGAGATAGGCAGCCTATGAGCGACTGCCCCATCCTTCCGTACCTTATTTCTTGTTTTCGAATTTAGCACCCTGGTCTGTCTGCTTAGCCTGAACCATTAGATTTCCACTATATTTTGCACCTTGATACTCGTTCCCTGCACTTTGGTCAAGTTTCACATCAAATGCCATTGTAATGTACTGATCCTCTTCCAGTGTAAAGAACTCGTCTTTGCCAAATTTAAAGGTCTTATCTCCTTCCGTAGAAGATTTTGCAAGAGCCGACATTGCTTGTGCTTCCTCCACTGTCGCTTCTCCGGTAATGACCTCTACTCCTTTAGGTAATGAAGCAACCGCAGATTTAGCCATGCTCATTTGTGGATTGTGGTTCCCATTAAAGAAGCCTTTTTCCCATTGCATTCTCCAATCGTTCAATTCGTCCATATCAGGCTTCGCTTTATATTTGAAGGCCATGTAGTAAATTTTGTACGGATCTGCCGAAGCTTTATCCACTGAACCCGTATAGGTTAATTTTAAGTTTTGTGTCAAATCACCTGTATTTTCCAAAGTAACAAATTCTCCATAAACCACTTGAGATGGTGCAAACTTTGCCCCTGTGAATAATGGTGTTGAAATGGCTTCCCCGTTATTTACCGATAGATTTCCTGTATCGATGGTCCCCACTGCTGATGTACTGGATGTGAACCAAGAATATGTACCATATCCTGCACTTACAACTAGCGCTCCTGCCAAAGATGTTGCCAATAATGCTTTTTTAACTGATTTCATAGTAAAAAATTCCTCCTCAAAGTTTGTTATATTTTTTTCTTTCATTAAACCCGGATACGATTAAACCTTGGTAGAGACAGTATCTTCTTTTCTATTAAAGTATCTGTTCGTCCGCTCAAATACTTCAATCAGAATAAATAGAAGAAAAGGCAACAGAACAAACAGAGAAAACCCAAGCTTACTGGAAATGAATTTGGCCACGAATCCTGCATTCGGCAGAATGACGGCGACTTCCCCGATTAACTTATCCGGCTGCACCTTCCAGCTGTCTTCTACATTGTTATTGTCACCCTTTGTCAGAAAACCTTCGGGGGTTACCTGAACCACTCGGTGGGTCACTACCTTTCGATCCGCCGTATGAAAGGTGATGACTTCGTTCTTTTTGACTGCGTCGGCATTTGTCTCTTTTACAAAGATCATGTCACCTGCACTGATCTTGGGTTCCATACTATTTGTCAGGACCGTTAATGGCTTGTACCCAAAAAACGATGGTATCTTAGTAGGATCCTTTTGCGCTTGATAGGAGACGAATAAGAGAAATACAATGCAGCATAGAGCAGATATCGTCAGGAGATAAGTGAATATTTTCAACATTTTTCTTTTCAATTCATCACATCCTCCTATTGTGTTTATCGCCTGTATTCACAAATTTACTAGACTTGGATAAAAGTGTCAACGTTATAACGAACAAAAATGTTCGTTAAAAAACGACAAATTTTTTTGAGGTTTCTTTCAAAATGTCCTTAGGTGAAAAGCAAGCCATGATAAGGTTTAGAGCTCCAAAATGAGCTGGAGAAGGGATCTACACCATGGAAAAGCCCCCCTCAATATGTCGTAATTTGATGAGCAACTCTTCTACCATTGTGATTTTTAATAGAATAATATGGTAATGTACCAAAAAACAATTAGGGGGTTTCGCATGAACAAGTTATTCAAAACAGGTATCACTTCAGTTGTGATGGCAGGAACTTTATTTGCCGGTATTCCGGTAAGTTCATCTGTTTCGGCAAGTGTAGTGACAGGAAGTCATGTAAAAGAATCGGATTCACATTCACATTTTATCGGGACGTTAGATGCGGCCTTGATCAATGATGAGAGATTGCTAGCCTCATTGATCAAGCAGGGAAAGATATCATCTAAAGCTTCTGATGCTACCAAGAAAAAAGAGTTGGAAAAGTATATTGAGTTAAAGGGAAAGAAAGTGGAAGATACTAACGTAAAAGATCCCATCGCCCCTAAGGCGAAGGCAGCTGAATCTGAAAAGCACCAGAAGTTCAAAGACGCTACAAAGAAAAGCAGCGGTAAATTACAAGGAAGCACCAAGCACCCGGATCCCGTGAAGGAATCACCTTCACCAGGTGTAGCCAAAAAAGGGAAGCTGCTTACATTGATGGTAGAATACTCGGATTTCAAACATAATAATATTAAACCGAGTGAAACGGATAACTACTATGAGGATTACAACAAGGAGCACTTCGAAGAGATGATCTTTGGAGACGATGGCGTAACAGGGCCTAATGGCGAGAACTTCGTTTCGCAAAAGCAGTACTATGAAGAACAATCAGGCGGGACTTATACAATTGAAGGGAACGCTTACGGATGGCTTGAGGTTCCAGGCACGGCAGCATATTACGGGGCAGACAAAGCTTCAGGGGGACATGATAATGTGACTCCGGGCGGATCGAAACAATTGGTAGCTGATACTTATGCTGCAGCGCTTGCGGCAGGAATTCCCCTTGAGGATTATGACTTAGAAGATCCGCATGATTTAGATGGTGACGGAAACTATTGGGAGCCGGATGGGTTAGTCGATCACTTGCAGATCATCCATGCTGGTATGGGTCAGGAAGCTGGAGGCGGTTCTTTATTTGATAATGCCATCTGGTCTCACAGATCCGCAGTATTTGTTGACAAGGATGGACTTGGAAAAGGTAAACCGGGATTCTATGATTACACAATGATGCCTGAAGATGGGGCTACCGGTGTATTCGCTCATGAATATGGTCATGACCTGGGATTACCGGATGAATACGATACGATTTATTCCGGAGCGGGGGATGCCGTTGGGTATTGGTCTATCATGTCTGCAGGTTCGTGGGCAGGTAAGATTCCCGGGACAGAACCAACAGGCTTTTCTCCTTGGGCAAAGTCCTACCTACAATCCACTCTGGGTGGAAATTGGACTCAACCTTCAGTAGTTGACTTTGAAGATATTAAGAAAAAAGGAACGAATTACTTGCTCGATCAGGCAAATTCTCCGAACGGCCAAAACCATCAGGCGATTCAAGTAAACCTGCCTCAGAAGAAGACAGCCGTGAATACTCCTGCTTCAGGAAGCTATGAGTATTGGGGCGGTCAAGCGGATGAAATCGATACGAATATGGTGACAAATGTTGACTTAACAGGCAAGTCTTCTGCTGAGCTGACGTTTGACGCCTGGTATGATATTGAAGCACAATGGGATTTCGGATTTGTGCAAGTATCCACTGATGACGGGGGAAGTTGGAAATCATTAGGAAATGAAAACACCCGCGATGATGTGGTAGCTGAAGGTTATCCTACTATATTGAATTCTATGCCTGGTTTCACGGGAACATCAGATGGCTGGGAACCACAATCATTTGATTTATCCGAGTATGCCGGACAGGAAATTCAGCTGAGATTCCGTTATGCAACAGACTGGGGTACATCACTAACAGGATTCTTTACTGATAATATTAAGGTCGTGGCAGATGGCGATACAGTAGTAGAAGATGGCGCTGAAAGTACAACGACTCCTTTCACGTTAAATGGATTTGAACGTTTTGACGGTAACAAATATGTTGATCATTATTACTTATTGGAATGGCGCAACCATCAAGGTGTAGATGAAGGGCTCGCCAATATCGCACGTGGTAATTCTTTGATGAGCTATGATGGTGGTCTGGTCGTTTGGTATGTAGATGACACCTTTACAGATAACTGGACGGGTCTCCATCCTGGGGACGGTTTCTTAGGGGTAGTGGATGCACATGATGATACCAATCTATTATGGAGCACAGGTGTAGAAGCCTCGACTCGTTACCATGTGGCAGATGCGGCGTTCAACTTCATGCCGACTTCCGGATTGAACCTGGTCTATCCTGATCAAACCCTGACACTTGCAAGTCAACGTGGAATACCTTTATTTAATGATAGGAAGGATTACAATAACTCCTATCTGCCAGATGCAGGACGTAATATCAGTCATTACGGGCTAAAGGTACTGGTGAATGATCAAGCTAAGGACAAATCTGTCGGTTCGATCACACTATCAAGATAGAATAGTAGATTACTCGTATATCCCTTGACCAAGGTTTGGATTCCCATCCCTTGGTCAATGGGTTTTATTATAGAAGTGTCACTTATACTACCCGTTAGAACACCTGTTGGATGACCTCCCTCCTCTTCTCGATATTTACTAGATTTCAAGTGCGACATGATTGTGCCTATGCCTGCTTACAAAACTCAATTCTCGCATGATTATCTGAATTCCCCCACGATTTTAGTCAAGCCGCAATTATTGTGCCTAGAAGCCTGTTAGCGTTACAAATTCCCATCCCCTGAACCGGCCCATAGCCTCTATATCCTCTCACAACTATCTAAATCCAAAAAAACGGCCCTTCTCAAAGAAGGGCCGCTCTCTCAACAACAAATTAACAATACACAATTCCCTATTATCGTACTTCCACCCAACCGTTCTTGATCGCAGTTACAACTGCCTGGGTACGGTCGTTCACATTCATCTTTTGTAATATATTACTTACATGATTTTTGACAGTTTTTTCACTGATGTATAGGCCTTCACCGATTCCGCGGTTACTCTTACCGTCAGCAAGCATTTGCAGTACTTCACACTCGCGGCGCGTTAATAGGTGAAGCGGGCGGCGAACTTCGGATTGTTGGAATCCACCTGAGTTTTGGGCGTTTGCCAGGCGCTTGTATTCTGCTACCAGGTTATGAGTTACCTTCGGATGAACGTAAGAGCCTCCATCTGCAACGATCTTCACTGCGTCAACCAGTGCCTCTGAGTCCATCTCTTTTAATAAATAACCTAGTGCTCCTGTTTTCAACGCATGGTTTACATAGTTTTCATCGTCGTGGATGGATAGGATGATGACCTTCGTATCCGGGTATCTGTCCATCAGTTCACGTGTTGCTTCTACGCCGTTTGTTTCAGGCATATTGATGTCCATCAGGACAACATCTGGTTCGTGTGTTTCAACTAGGTTCATGGCTTCTGAACCGTCATCGCCTTCTGCTACTACGTTGAAAGAAGGTTCAAATTCAAGGATTCGTTTTACTCCCTCTCTGAAAAGCTGATGATCATCAATGATAACAATATTTGTTGCCATGTCTTTCGCCTCCCTAAACCTTGGAAAAATTTACTTATTAAGTGGAACCTGGATCAGTATGACCGTTCCTGTTCCTACTTTTGAGTCAATCGTGATGTCTCCTTCAAGAAGGTCGACACGTTCATTCATCCCCATGATGCCAAAGGATCCTGTTTTTTGTTTGTCTTTGTCGAATCCTTTGCCGTTGTCTTTGACAACAACTGTTATTTGGTCTTTCTTTACTTCTACTTTAACTTGAATATGTGTTGCTTCAGCGTGCTTAAGTGCGTTCTGAACACTTTCTTGTACTAATCTGAACAGAGCGACTTCGAATTTTGAAGGAAGTCTGATATCGAGCCCCATATTCACAAACTGAATGGAGGTCTCCTGGTTATACTCTTCGATTGTACTCAAGTATTTTTTGAGGGTAGGAATTAACCCCAGGTCATCAAGTGCCATTGGTCTGAGGTCGTAAATGATGCGCCTGACCTCATATAGGGCTGAGCGGACCATCCGTTTGAGGTCGCGTATTTCATGGATGGCATCGTCTGTGCTTTTTTCACGGAAAACCCGCTCGATTAAATCGGAACGAATTAAGACGTTGGCCATCATTTGCGCAGGACCATCATGAATCTCACGGGATAAGCGTTTTCGCTCGTCCTCTTGTGCCTCGATGATTTGAAGACCGAAATCCTGACGCTGCTTCGCATCTTCAAGTGCCTCACCAACTTGCCTTAAGTCACTATTTAAATAATTCAGAACGACGGATATTTGCGAGCAAAGATTTTCTGCCCGTTCAATCGTGTCCCCGAGTGCGTGTAACCGTCTTTCCAGTTCATCCCGACGGTCTCTCAATTGCTTTTCTTGCTGTCTATTCATGGATAGCTTCATTTGCAGGTCATGAGCCTTTTCATACGCTTCTCTTACCTGATCTTCTGAATAGGTTTGAAAATGCTTGCTTACCTCAGATAGTCTGAGTCGTGCAAACTTCGATTTCTGTTGGAGGTGATCTCCTTCATCAATCACTTTCAAGACCATTTCTTTCACTTCCAGCAGTTCTTTCATCAAATCTTCATAATCAGTTCGACATTGCTCGCCAATCTGGAAGATTTCATCCTTACTTTCGTCAACCGTATCGACCATCTTTTTCAGGATGCTATCTAACATCTTGGTGTCTATTTTTTTAAGTGACACGGTACACCCCTCTTTTGTTCCACAATAGTAGTCAACCCAGAATAAAGCTTCATGCAAAACTATACTTACATAGCAATAATCGGTTATTTCAGCTTGAGTTTCAGCCATTTCATTATGTCCATCGACCTACCACTCATCTACCTATTATCAATTCCATGTAAAATCACAAAACTCCTTTATTCATCTAGGCATATTCCTATGTAATACCTCTACCAAGGGATCATTCGCTCCGGGAACATAAGAGAATGAATGGGAATTATCTAGACCATTCGACTTCCCTTTCAGAGCTTTGGAACAACTGAAGTATTACTATCAGCGTCCATTATACCATGTCACATATTGTCGGAGATTAAAGTTTGATTACATTGTATTACCATTATTTCATGTAGAACCAGTTTTTACCTGCCTCAATACCCTATGTGGCTCTCAATTTGTGCATTATGCTTCATTTTTATATATAGTAGTATTAGGAGAAAAGAGCGTATTTTGTCGGGAGCTGCGGCAAGAGGGAAAGGAGAAATGAGTTTGCTACATCACTATAATACCGTCAAGGGTTACGGAGAGCACGAAATCAATATTGAACGTTCCAGATTCATCGCATATTTGACTCGTGCGGAAACCGAGGAAGAAGCACAGGAATTCATCACCTCTATCAAGAAGAAGCATCATGATGCCACTCATAACTGCTCTGCCTATATGATTGGTGAAAATAATCTGATTCAAAAAGCGAATGACGATGGGGAGCCGAGTGGCACAGCCGGAGTCCCTATGCTTGAAGTATTAAAAAAACGTGACCTCAAGGACACCGTTGTCGTTGTGACTCGTTATTTCGGGGGGATCAAACTTGGTGCAGGCGGGCTTATCCGGGCGTATGGACGTGCCACGTCTGAAGGCCTCAATGCTACAGGGATTGTTGAAAGACGCCTTATGAGGGTGATGAAGACGAAGATCGACTATACGTGGCTTGGTAAGGTTGAAAATGAAGTGAGATCGTCTCATTATCAGCTCAAGGAGATTCATTACTTAGAAGCTGTTGAGGTTGATGTGTATGTGGAAGAAGCCTCTAAGGAGCAGTTTGTGGATTGGATGACCGAGCTTACGAATGGGCAGGGTGAAATTTCCGAGGGTAGTGTAGAATACCTCGAGTCATCTATATAGTACTTATGGAGGGACTGACCTCGAAATTCGAGGTCAGTCCCTCTTGTAATATAAATTTCATTTTACGGTTTTATGGGTAAAGTAGTACAATAGAAATTGGAATAATACGTCGAATATTGTTTATTGGTGTGATTACTCGAAGAAGGAGTTTTTCTATATATGTCGATTGAACGGAATTATCGTAATACTATGAAAAAGAAGAAGCGCAGGAGAAGGATTGTGTTCTTTCTCATCATCCCCCTGCTCATCGTCACATTTTCTGTTGCTGGATATGGAGCACTGTTGTATAAGAAAGCTGAAACCGTATTTAATGATTCGTACAATAATATAGAGGGCCGTGAGAAATCCGAACTACGGGATGAAAAGGTTGATCCCAACATCGATAACGTGTCCATCTTATTTATCGGAGTCGATGAAAGTGATACTCGTAATTTCGGCTCCTCAACCCGCTCTGACGCCCTGATGCTCGCCACCCTGAACGAAAAGGAAAAGTCCGTTAAACTCGTTAGTATCCCCCGTGATTCCTACGTGTACTTACCAGAAGTAGGATACAATACGAAGATTAACCACGCACACGCGTATGGCGGCCCCAAAGCTTCCATCGAAGCGGTTGAAACCATGTTTGATATACCTGTCGATTACTATGTGAAAATGAACTTCCATGCGTTCATCGATGTGGTAGACGCACTGAATGGCATAAATGTAGAAGTGCCATATGAGCTCTATGAGCAAAACTCAAAAGATACGGCAAACGCCATTCATTTACTGCCTGGAATGCAGACGCTTGACGGGGAAGAAGCTTTAGCACTGGCCAGAACCCGGAAAAAGGATAATGATATCGAGCGTGGTAAACGTCAACAGGAAATCCTTAAAGGTGTGATGAAGAAAGCAGTATCTGCCAATGCCTTGACCAAATATGATGATATCATCCAAGCCATCGGGGACAATATGGAAACCAACATGACCTTTAATGAGATGAAGGCCCTTTCCAGTTACGGATTAAAGAAACAGTTGGACCTGAACACCCTTTCCCTTGAAGGGGAAGATACTTATATTGAAAATGTGTATTATTGGTTATTGGACGATACCAGCCTGGCCAATACGAGTATTGAATTACAAGATCACCTTGAGGTCAATCGATCAACAGCCGGAGATATCGATTACTCTGAACAGAGTGAAGAAGAGAATCCTTCTGCTACTTATGAATAATGGAATAAAACCTGCAGACATTTCTCTGCAGGTTTTTTAATAACAAAAAAGAGTAGAGAACGAATAAGTCTCTACTCTTTTTTCATGATTATTTTCTTGTCGCTCTAGCTTTAACGAACTTTATCAACGGTTGATAATTTGAATTGACAAGTCCGATACTCTCGATGAGCCACTCAATTGCTATGAGCAGTACCGCTATCACAATCATTGCGCCCCACACCGTCGACATGGAGAATATGATGGCCGCTAAGCTGAACATAGCTGCAATCGCATAAATGATGATGACGGTTTGTTTGTGTGTGAATCCAATCCGCAATAAGCAATGGTGCAAATGCGATTTATCAGGAGCGGATAATGGACTTTTGTTGACAATTCTTCTAATGATCGCAAAGAACGTATCTGAAATAGGGACACCTAAGATAATGAGCGGAACGATAAGGGAAATCATAGTAACATTTTTAAATCCAAGCATGGAGAGTACGGCAATCATGTATCCAAGGAACAGCGCCCCCGTGTCACCCATAAAGATTTTCGCTGGGTGAAAGTTGAAATACAGAAATCCGAGTGTACTGACAATCAGGATCAATGCAAGGGACATAACAAAGACGTCACCTTTAAGCATCGCCATGAAACCGATTGTGGCAAGTCCAATCGTCGATACTCCTGCAGCCAATCCGTCTAATCCATCAATGAGATTGATCGCATTTGTGATCCCTACAATCCAGAGGATGGTAATCGGAATGCTGAACATACCGAACTCCAGCACACCACCAAAAGGCAGGTTAATGAATTCGATTTGAACTCCGCCAAGTACCACTGTAAACGCCGCTGTCAGCTGACCCAATAATTTAAGGCGGGGAGATAATTCAAAGATGTCATCCGCCATCCCGGTTAAGAGGATGACAGCACTTCCCAGGATGATCGCTCCAGCATATGGGTCTTCAGGACGTAAAATCAGAAATCCTGCTATAAACCCTATATAGATAGCGAGACCTCCAAGACGTGGCATTATTTTCTGGTGGACTTTACGGACATTGGGTTGATCCGTTGCGCCCACTTTATAGGCAAGTTTCTTCACTAACGGGGTTATCCCCAAAGTTAACAAAAAACATAAGATTAAGGTTAGAATTAACATCATTGTCACACCTCTTGTAGTTAATCTACCCGGTAACTTTACTTGCGAAACAGGTAATTAATACATACTCAATTTACTTTCCTAGCTTCAAGTATACATTATAAACGTTATTGGCGAATTGCTCTACCGAAAATTGTCTTTTACTGTATTTTTTTATCTTTTCTCCCATAAGGGTGAGACTTCCCTCTTCCTTTTTCCTCATGGCAGCTTCAAGACTTTCCGTAAGTTGATCCGAATCTTCAACGGGGATGATCCAGCCGTAGCTATCATCCGGAATGAGCTGATCCACTCCGCCAACGTCCGTTGTCACGACAGGAACACCTGCCCTTGCAGCTTCAAGTAGAACCAAGGGGAAACTTTCACTGTATGAGGTCAGAATCGCTACATCCGCAATCGGGTAGATTCTCTCTACATCGTTCCGGTGTCCCAGGAATAAGACATGGCCGGAAATCCCATGTTCTTCTGAATATTTTATCAAAGCTTCCCTTTCAGAGCCATCACCAATCAGGAGGATTTTTATGTCAGTGTGATGATTTTCAATCAGATTCCGCACAGCTTTCAAAGCTACCTTATGACCTTTGACCGCTTCAAGCCTTGCAACCATAATGATTGTAAAATCTCCTTCTTTCACCCCAATTTCCTCTCTTGTAAGTGGAGCTTCTAAAACTTTATTGAAATCGATACCATTTAAAATAGTGGTAATTTTCTTATCGGGAATGCCTTGATTCAGTAAGATTTGCTTAAAGCGTTCTGAAATGGCCAGGTGATGGTCTGCTCGTTTTAGAGCTTTCAGATTCAGAAAAGTATAAAATTTCCCTGATAAGCCCCTTCCCATAAAGTCATCTCTCGGATCACTATGTACGGTCACCATCCACTTTACCTCGACAAAAGTGCGTATCATTGCCCCGTAGCAATTCGCCCTTGCTCCATGGGTATGAATGATGTCGATACTGTTTGACCGAATGAAATGTATGATCTCTTTTATAATAGAATAATCAAATCTGGAGCTCTGATTGAATAATACAGTCTGAATATCCAGACTCCGGGCACGGTCGTACATTTCACCTTTTTCAAAAACA
Coding sequences:
- the treR gene encoding trehalose operon repressor, encoding MTKSNKYKQIFEDLSEKIQNGTYTAGSILPSENELTMIYATSRETIRKALTLLAQKGFIQKLRGKGSLVLDVSRMSFPISGLVSFKELQTSMGRDQIETSVHEFGLMRADEQVASQLMTSANAEVWKVVRSRQISGERIILDKSYFLKEQVPLLTKEICENSIYEYLEGRLELPIDFAKKEIVVEACTDEDREYLDLGSYDHVVVVKNFVHLKDATLFEYTESRHRLDMFRFVDFARRKH
- a CDS encoding signal peptidase I gives rise to the protein MKRKMLKIFTYLLTISALCCIVFLLFVSYQAQKDPTKIPSFFGYKPLTVLTNSMEPKISAGDMIFVKETNADAVKKNEVITFHTADRKVVTHRVVQVTPEGFLTKGDNNNVEDSWKVQPDKLIGEVAVILPNAGFVAKFISSKLGFSLFVLLPFLLFILIEVFERTNRYFNRKEDTVSTKV
- a CDS encoding immune inhibitor A domain-containing protein, whose amino-acid sequence is MNKLFKTGITSVVMAGTLFAGIPVSSSVSASVVTGSHVKESDSHSHFIGTLDAALINDERLLASLIKQGKISSKASDATKKKELEKYIELKGKKVEDTNVKDPIAPKAKAAESEKHQKFKDATKKSSGKLQGSTKHPDPVKESPSPGVAKKGKLLTLMVEYSDFKHNNIKPSETDNYYEDYNKEHFEEMIFGDDGVTGPNGENFVSQKQYYEEQSGGTYTIEGNAYGWLEVPGTAAYYGADKASGGHDNVTPGGSKQLVADTYAAALAAGIPLEDYDLEDPHDLDGDGNYWEPDGLVDHLQIIHAGMGQEAGGGSLFDNAIWSHRSAVFVDKDGLGKGKPGFYDYTMMPEDGATGVFAHEYGHDLGLPDEYDTIYSGAGDAVGYWSIMSAGSWAGKIPGTEPTGFSPWAKSYLQSTLGGNWTQPSVVDFEDIKKKGTNYLLDQANSPNGQNHQAIQVNLPQKKTAVNTPASGSYEYWGGQADEIDTNMVTNVDLTGKSSAELTFDAWYDIEAQWDFGFVQVSTDDGGSWKSLGNENTRDDVVAEGYPTILNSMPGFTGTSDGWEPQSFDLSEYAGQEIQLRFRYATDWGTSLTGFFTDNIKVVADGDTVVEDGAESTTTPFTLNGFERFDGNKYVDHYYLLEWRNHQGVDEGLANIARGNSLMSYDGGLVVWYVDDTFTDNWTGLHPGDGFLGVVDAHDDTNLLWSTGVEASTRYHVADAAFNFMPTSGLNLVYPDQTLTLASQRGIPLFNDRKDYNNSYLPDAGRNISHYGLKVLVNDQAKDKSVGSITLSR
- a CDS encoding response regulator transcription factor, whose amino-acid sequence is MATNIVIIDDHQLFREGVKRILEFEPSFNVVAEGDDGSEAMNLVETHEPDVVLMDINMPETNGVEATRELMDRYPDTKVIILSIHDDENYVNHALKTGALGYLLKEMDSEALVDAVKIVADGGSYVHPKVTHNLVAEYKRLANAQNSGGFQQSEVRRPLHLLTRRECEVLQMLADGKSNRGIGEGLYISEKTVKNHVSNILQKMNVNDRTQAVVTAIKNGWVEVR
- a CDS encoding sensor histidine kinase; this encodes MSLKKIDTKMLDSILKKMVDTVDESKDEIFQIGEQCRTDYEDLMKELLEVKEMVLKVIDEGDHLQQKSKFARLRLSEVSKHFQTYSEDQVREAYEKAHDLQMKLSMNRQQEKQLRDRRDELERRLHALGDTIERAENLCSQISVVLNYLNSDLRQVGEALEDAKQRQDFGLQIIEAQEDERKRLSREIHDGPAQMMANVLIRSDLIERVFREKSTDDAIHEIRDLKRMVRSALYEVRRIIYDLRPMALDDLGLIPTLKKYLSTIEEYNQETSIQFVNMGLDIRLPSKFEVALFRLVQESVQNALKHAEATHIQVKVEVKKDQITVVVKDNGKGFDKDKQKTGSFGIMGMNERVDLLEGDITIDSKVGTGTVILIQVPLNK
- a CDS encoding YigZ family protein, whose translation is MLHHYNTVKGYGEHEINIERSRFIAYLTRAETEEEAQEFITSIKKKHHDATHNCSAYMIGENNLIQKANDDGEPSGTAGVPMLEVLKKRDLKDTVVVVTRYFGGIKLGAGGLIRAYGRATSEGLNATGIVERRLMRVMKTKIDYTWLGKVENEVRSSHYQLKEIHYLEAVEVDVYVEEASKEQFVDWMTELTNGQGEISEGSVEYLESSI
- a CDS encoding LCP family protein; translation: MSIERNYRNTMKKKKRRRRIVFFLIIPLLIVTFSVAGYGALLYKKAETVFNDSYNNIEGREKSELRDEKVDPNIDNVSILFIGVDESDTRNFGSSTRSDALMLATLNEKEKSVKLVSIPRDSYVYLPEVGYNTKINHAHAYGGPKASIEAVETMFDIPVDYYVKMNFHAFIDVVDALNGINVEVPYELYEQNSKDTANAIHLLPGMQTLDGEEALALARTRKKDNDIERGKRQQEILKGVMKKAVSANALTKYDDIIQAIGDNMETNMTFNEMKALSSYGLKKQLDLNTLSLEGEDTYIENVYYWLLDDTSLANTSIELQDHLEVNRSTAGDIDYSEQSEEENPSATYE
- a CDS encoding MraY family glycosyltransferase gives rise to the protein MLILTLILCFLLTLGITPLVKKLAYKVGATDQPNVRKVHQKIMPRLGGLAIYIGFIAGFLILRPEDPYAGAIILGSAVILLTGMADDIFELSPRLKLLGQLTAAFTVVLGGVQIEFINLPFGGVLEFGMFSIPITILWIVGITNAINLIDGLDGLAAGVSTIGLATIGFMAMLKGDVFVMSLALILIVSTLGFLYFNFHPAKIFMGDTGALFLGYMIAVLSMLGFKNVTMISLIVPLIILGVPISDTFFAIIRRIVNKSPLSAPDKSHLHHCLLRIGFTHKQTVIIIYAIAAMFSLAAIIFSMSTVWGAMIVIAVLLIAIEWLIESIGLVNSNYQPLIKFVKARATRK